Proteins encoded by one window of Seriola aureovittata isolate HTS-2021-v1 ecotype China chromosome 4, ASM2101889v1, whole genome shotgun sequence:
- the LOC130167911 gene encoding uncharacterized protein LOC130167911, which produces MGILQSKKVKQKENHPYNKDIKNGTTKEAADSQGVGPTQLINHQMEPSNSNDAMTTKMDQGRTVDAPELQDLSENLSPPAQVLQKTTPTVPMQQQTDRQKMCGHSQPEETRNFTLSQQNPAAKKTTGVTLQMARAAAPCDKGMRTTRDSVHSSAIFPSVQVSAQVLCKDTFPQLECSSWSTEEQETVTQLFGSKMQEALPHKCIEIVRSVPTENLHGKEAEAQTKAKITKSPSQKSKCVLSNMNVACHATDKAHNIEPLITTAKSGLAEEHTTKPAESLDHTTQMSNQPNTQVNNKETALRKHCLNQDSVTNVSVVYQYWVMDKSERGRANAAKIRLRQKLAKQLKAPPGDGSRSSQQTTEETVTIVPESSQQQICTALDENPVKKHKNQQLIPQPNKADYGNTSPCMQKVSMKAVAPHVPVVEKMPTAAPNNGATQKAGTDADTNVKLMLQFDLKVSQPQDTVAVKLNKKCTPIALKQNQPTNNTGSVIMEEKLNGKNGQVEKQEPDITAPVNYRHKVCGEGRWPQFTLNPSCPRKVRCKHNPGTGLPPNVQKWIDNCPNEV; this is translated from the exons ATGGGTATTCTACAGTCAAAAAAGgtgaaacaaaaggaaaatcatCCATACAATAAGGATATAAAAAATGGGACCACAAAAGAAGCAGCAGATAGTCAAGGAGTGGGCCCTACTCAACTTATTAATCATCAAATGGAACCCAGCAATAGTAATGATGCAATGACCACAAAGATGGACCAAGGTCGTACAGTTGATGCCCCTGAACTTCAGGATTTATCTGAAAATTTAAGCCCTCCAGCACAAGTCCTGCAAAAGACAACACCCACAGTGCCGATGcagcaacagacagacagacagaagatgTGTGGCCATTCTCAGCCTGAGGAAACTAGAAATTTCACACTATCACAGCAGAATCCTGCAGCTAAAAAAACGACAGGGGTAACACTACAGATGGCAAGGGCTGCTGCACCATGTGACAAGGGTATGAGGACTACTAGAGACTCTGTCCATAGCTCAGCGATATTTCCCTCAGTCCAAGTGTCAGCACAGGTGCTCTGCAAAGACACCTTCCCTCAGTTAGAATGCAG CTCATGGAGCACAGAGGAGCAAGAGACAGTCACTCAACTTTTTGGCTCTAAAATGCAAGAAGCTCTGCCTCACAAGTGCATAGAGATAGTCAGAAGTGTACCTACAGAAAACCTACACGGCAAAGAAGCAGAGGCACAGACGAAAGCAAAGATCACCAAATCACCGAGTCAGAAATCCAAGTGTGTTCTCTCTAATATGAATGTAGCATGCCATGCAACAGACAAGGCTCACAACATTGAACCGCTAATCACAACTGCAAAATCAGGTCTTGCTGAAGAGCATACCACCAAGCCCGCAGAGTCACTTGACCATACAACGCAAATGTCAAATCAGCCAAACACTCAGGTGAACAATAAAGAAACTGCATTACGCAAGCATTGCTTGAACCAAGACAGCGTCACCAATGTATCAGTTGTCTATCAATATTGGGTCATGGACAAATCAGAAAGAGGCAGAGCTAACGCTGCCAAAATAAGGCTAAGGCAGAAACTAGCAAAGCAATTAAAGGCTCCACCAGGAGATGGCAGTAGGAGTTCCCAGCAAACAACTGAAGAAACAGTCACCATTGTGCCAGAGAGTTCACAGCAGCAAATTTGCACTGCCCTGGATGAAAACCCAGTCAAGAAACACAAGAACCAACAACTAATACCTCAACCTAACAAAGCTGACTATGGAAACACTTCACCTTGCATGCAAAAAGTCAGCATGAAAGCTGTAGCACCACATGTCCCAGTAGTGGAGAAGATGCCTACAGCTGCCCCAAATAATGGTGCCACTCAAAAGGCAGGAACTGATGCAGACACAAATGTCAAGTTAATGCTTCAGTTCGACCTTAAGGTTTCCCAGCCTCAAGATACTGTTGCTGTTAagctaaataaaaaatgcacacCCATAGCATTAAAGCAAAACCAGCCTACGAATAATACAGGAAGTGTCattatggaagaaaaactgaatGGGAAAAATGGTCAGGTTGAAAAACAGGAGCCAGACATCACCGCTCCAGTGAATTATCGACACAAAGTCTGTGGTGAGGGTCGCTGGCCCCAGTTTACTTTGAATCCATCCTGTCCCCGCAAGGTGCGCTGTAAACATAACCCAGGAACAGGTTTGCCGCCTAACGTCCAAAAGTG GATTGACAACTGCCCAAATGAagtgtga
- the psmd8 gene encoding 26S proteasome non-ATPase regulatory subunit 8, whose amino-acid sequence MALKETAGLYETLKAEWNKKNPNLSRCGELLTKLKVSLLELNFLPTTGSALTKQQLILARDVLEIGALWSILKKDIPSFERYMAQLKCYYFDYKDELPEAAYMHQLLGLNLLFLLSQNRVSEFHTELERLSARDIQTNVYIRHPVSLEQYLMEGSYNKVFLAKGNIPAESYTFFIDILLDTIRDEIAGCIEKAYEQIQFSEATRVLFFSSPKKMTEYAKKRGWSLSQDGYYSFTSQQQRTEEVTIPSTELAQQVIEYARQLEMIV is encoded by the exons ATGGCGTTGAAAGAGACCGCTGGGTTGTACGAGACGCTCAAAGCGGAGTGGAACAAGAAAAACCCAAACTTGAGTAGATGTGGAGAACTTCTGACCAAGCTCAAG GTTTCATTACTGGAGCTGAACTTTTTACCTACCACTGGGTCTGCGCTCACCAAGCAGCAGCTCATTTTAGCTC gcGATGTCCTTGAAATTGGAGCCTTGTGGAGTATCCTCAAGAAGGACATCCCATCATTTGAGAGATACATGGCCCAGCTAAAATGTTACTACTTTGATTACAA GGATGAACTGCCTGAAGCCGCCTACATGCATCAGTTGCTTGGACTGAACCTGCTCTTCCTGCTCTCACAGAACCGTGTGTCTGAGTTTCACACAGAACTTGAGAGACTGAGTGCACGAGATATTCAGACCAACGTATACATCAGACACCCAGTGTCCTTAGAACAG TACTTGATGGAGGGAAGCTACAACAAGGTATTTCTGGCCAAAGGCAACATCCCTGCTGAGAGCTACACATTTTTTATAGATATTCTGCTTGACACAATTCG TGATGAGATCGCAGGTTGCATAGAGAAAGCGTATGAGCAGATCCAGTTCAGTGAAGCCACTCGTGTGCTTTTCTTCAGTTCCCCCAAAAAGATGACAGAGTATGCCAAGAAG AGGGGATGGAGTTTGAGCCAAGATGGCTATTACTCTTTCACCAGTCAGCAGCAGCGGACAGAAGAGGTGACCATCCCCTCTACAGAGCTGGCACAACAGGTCATCGAATATGCACGACAGCTGGAAATGATTGTGTAA